In Odontesthes bonariensis isolate fOdoBon6 chromosome 6, fOdoBon6.hap1, whole genome shotgun sequence, one genomic interval encodes:
- the fam163b gene encoding protein FAM163B: MSAGTVVIAGGILAAVILLTIVAVLCLCRLQYYCCKRAESEKGEEEEPELATMSPSRPLTLCAPPTPPTPEHYSDDPESYPPTFLTEANGPASYSPPPPPRRCQGAHAFCPSCARCSLPFYLQHPERLYNGGRRISYRTVQQQDLELPTDLASFYEKLNLIRSYTMKEVVTQSVSTDV; encoded by the exons ATGTCAGCCGGGACAGTGGTCATCGCAGGAGGAATTCTGGCAGCAGTCATCTTACTGACCATCGTTGCTGTACTGTGTTTATGTAGGTTACAG TATTACTGCTGTAAGCGGGCGGAGTCTGAGAAGGGGGAAGAGGAGGAACCAGAACTCGCCACCATGTCGCCCTCTCGCCCCCTGACTCTTTGCGCCCCCCCTACGCCTCCGACCCCAGAGCACTACAGCGACGATCCCGAGAGCTACCCGCCCACCTTCCTCACCGAGGCCAATGGGCCGGCCAGCTACTCCCCCCCGCCTCCCCCACGCAGGTGTCAGGGTGCACACGCCTTCTGCCCGTCCTGCGCCCGCTGCTCCCTGCCCTTCTACCTGCAGCACCCTGAGAGGCTGTACAACGGCGGCCGCAGGATCAGCTACAGGACTGTGCAGCAGCAGGACCTGGAGCTGCCCACGGACCTGGCCAGCTTCTACGAGAAGCTCAACCTGATCCGCTCGTACACCATGAAGGAGGTGGTTACCCAGAGCGTCAGCACCGACGTCTGA